The segment CTCAAGGTGGGGCCGCGCGATCACTGGAGCGCCTTCGGCAACGGGGCGGTCACCGTCGAGCCCTTTGCGCGCTACAGGGTCGCGGTGTGGGTGAAGGCCAGACTCGGCAAAGGCGGGTACTCGGCCCCCTTCTGCTACAGTTGGGACAGCTATGAGTGGGCCTTCTGTTCGTCCCGGCCTGCTCCCGCCACGGACGAGTGGAAACAGTCGGAGCTGACTTTCGTCACCCCGAACAGCACCATGTACGTGCACCCTCTGGCCTACATCGAGGCCGAAAACTGCGAGGGCTGGGCCGACGACATCGTCGTGGAGAAGATCGCCGAGCCGGCACAGGTCATGGCCGAGATCGCGGCCAAGACGAAACGGACCGACGACGAGACACGCCTGCTGGGACGCTGGCTGGTTGTGCAGGGGGACCTCGCGGGGGCTGCGAAGCTCATGGAGCAGGCCACGGGCCTCATCCACGCCGACCTCGCGACGGTCCTCGCCCGCGCCACTACGGACCCGACCCGGCGGCGCCCCTACGTCGTGCAGGTCGTGGCCTACGGCGGGCCGACCTACGCCAAGGGCTATGAGGTCTTCACCGAGATCACGGCCGACATGCCGGGCGAGCGCCGGGGCATCGCCCTGGAGGCGTTGAAGCTGAACCCGAAGGACCAGCGGGTGGGCCGCTCGGCGCAGATGATCCTGTCGGCCAACCAGGCCACTGACCCGCTGGCGAGCACCGGCGAAGGCCTGGAGCAGGTGCGGCAGTCCCAGGCCGCCCTCCAGGCGGCGCTGCAGGACCTGCCGGCGGACTCCCCGGCCCGGGCAGAGCTGCAGAAGGCCGCAGCGAAGCTGGGCGAACAGGAGGCTCTCTTGCAGAAGCGCGCTTCCGAACTCGGCAGTTGCACCATCCGCCTGGGCGGCAAGACCCTCGATCCGCAGACCGCCGCCATCGTGATCCCGGACGACCCGACCGCGCAGGAGTGCTACGCCGCGCGCGACCTCCGCTATCATCTCGAACTTGTGACCGGCAAGCTGTTTGCCATCGCCCCGGAGAAGGACGCCAAGCAGGGCCTGTACGTGGGCAAGACGCGCAAGGCGCTCGCGGCGGGCGTCAAGTTCGACACGCTGGGGCTGGAGGGCATACAGCTCAAGAGCGCCGGCTCGTCGCTCATTCTCGCCGGCAACCAGCGGGGCGTGCTGTACGCGGTCTACACCTTCCTGGAAGACAACCTCGGGTGCCGGTGGTTCACGCCGGACTGCTCGACGTGGCCGAAGACCGGCACGATCAAGGTAGGCAAGCTGGACCGCCGGTACATTCCGCCGCTGGAGTTCCGCGCGGGCGACTACCCATGCGCCCGGCCGGGCGACTTCGGCGTGCGCTGCCGCCTGAACGGCAACAACCACCAGATGACCGTGGAGCAAGGCGGGCGCAAGGGCGTTCACAGCCTCGCCCACACCTTCCAGAGCCTGTGCCCGCCCGAGAAGTACTACGCCACCCACCCCGAGTACTTCTCGCTGATCGGCGGCAAGCGTCAGTCAGGCTATGCGCAGCTCTGTCTGACCAACCCCGAAGTGCTGAAGATCTGCATCGCGGGCGTGCGGCAGTGGATCAAGCAGCACCCGGACATGAAGGTCTTCTCCGTCTCTCAGAATGACACCCACTACCCGTGCGAATGCGACAACTGCAAGCGCATCGTCGAGGAAGAGGGGAGCCAGGCCGGCCCGGTCGTCCGCTTCTGCAACGCCATCGCCGACGACATCAAGGACGAGTACCCGGACGTGGCGATCGAGACGCTGGCCTACCAGTACACGCGGAAGCCGCCGAAGATCACGAAGCCCCGCCCGAATGTCATCATCTGCCTGTGCAGCATCGAGTGCTGCTTCATCCACCCGCTCGGCGATGACCCGTTCAACAAGACCTTTGCCGACGACATCCGCGGCTGGAGCAAGATCTGCGACCGGCTGTGGATCTGGGACTACGTCATCAACTACGCCCACTCCATCTGCCCGTTCCCGAACCTGGAGGTCCTCAAGCCCAACATCAACTTCTTCATGGGCAACGGGGTGAAGGGCATCTACGAGGAGTCGTGCTACTACACAAAGGGCTCGGAGTTGCAGGAGCTCCGCAACTACATCATCGCCAAGACGCTGTGGGACCCGAAGTACGACACGCAGAAGGCGATTGACGAGTTCTGCGCGGCGTACTACGGCGCCGCCGCGCCGCAGGTGCTGGCGTACCTGAAGCTCATCCACGAGTCGGTGCAGCAGGTGCCTAAGCTGCACGTGCAGATCTACACCCACCCGAAGGTCTACGTCTTCCCGGATGTCATCAGCCGGGCCAACGTGCTGTTCGACGAGGCTGAGGGGGCGGTGGCGAGCGACCCCGTGCTGCTGCAGCGCGTGCAGGTCGCGCGGCTGCCGATCATGTACGCCCAGATCGTCCTGGGCACCTCCGGCTCGTTCGTGGAACGCGACGGCAAACTGGTGCAGACCGAGGGGCAGGATGTCAGCAGCCTGCTCGACCGCTTCGGTCAGATCGGCCATGCCGCCGGCGTGACGAAGGTGCGGGAGGGCGGCGGCAGCTCCGACCTGGACGGCTGGCTGGCGTCCGTGCCCCGCCAGCCCCGGGAGCTGCAGATCGTCACACTCCGCAACAGCCAGCTCAAGGTGGACCTGATCCCGGCGCTGGGCGGACGCATCTGGCGGATGACCTACCTGCCCGACCAGCGGGCGCTCATCCGCGTGGCGGGGACGCCGGAGGCCCTGTCGCCCGCCGAGGGCGGCTACGAGGAGTACAGCCAGGGCGACTATCGCTCCGCCGGCTGGAGCGAGAGCTACATGGCCAGCGACAAGACCGACCGGTCGGTGACGCTCAAGGGCGTCCTGCGGAACGGGCTGGCCCTGCAGCGGAAGCTCGAACTGGCCCCCGACGGAGCGGTGCTGACGATCACCTCGACCCTCACCAACGGCAGCGCCCAGCCGGTCGCAGCCTGTCTGCGCAGCCACCCGGAGTTCGCGGTCAGCTCGACCGAGCAGTGCTCCGTTCGCGTGCTGAAGGCCGACGGCAAGACGGTGACGATCAAGCTGGCGAACCCGTCAGACCCCAAGGCCGAGCGCGACCAGTGGCTGCGCGAGGACGAGATGCCGGCGGGCCAGTGGGAGATCGTGGATGCCGGCACGGGCCTGACGCTCATCAACCGGTTCGAGCGCGCGGACGTCGCTCAGGCGCTGCTCAACCGCGCCGGCCACCAGTCCCGCGTGAACCTGGAGCTGTTCGGCCGCGAAGTGACGCTCAAACCCCAGGAGAGTGTCAGCCTGCGCCAGAGCTTCGAGATCAGGAAGTAGGGGCGGCAAGCGGCAAGTGGATAGGCAAGGAGTGAAATAGCCAGAGCCGTGGGGTGTCCGCCGTAGCCCGTAGGGCCGAAGTGGATACCCCACGACTCCCATCGCGTCAGCGACTCATCGACTCAACGATCCGTCAACCCACCGCACCATGACCCCCACCTCCCTGTACATTCATCTCCCCTTCTGTCTCTCCAAGTGCGCGTATTGCGACTTCAACTCGATCGTCGCGGACGAGCGCCAGCGCGAAGACTACTATGTCGCGCTGCTGCGGGAGATACGGCGTTGCGGCGGGCACTACAACGAGCGCCTGTTTCACACCGTGTACCTGGGGGGCGGCACACCTACCGTGTACGACCCGGGGCACCTGGGCCAGTTGCTGGACACGGTGCGCCGCTCGTCCCATGTCGCTCCGGACGCGGAGATCAGCATCGAGGCCAACCCGGGCACCGTGACCGCCCAGGGGCTGCAGTTCCTGCGTGAGATGGGGTTCAACCGGCTGAGCCTGGGCGTGCAGTCCCTCGACGACGCCGAGTTGCGGCTGCTGGGGCGACGGCATAGCGCCGAGCAGGCGCGCGAGGCTGTGGCGGCCGCCCGGGCGGCGGGCTTTGACAACCTGTCACTCGACCTCATCAACTGTCTGCCCGGTCAGAGCCCCCAGGCCTGGCAGAAGACGCTGGATGAGGTCGTCTTCTGGGGCCCGGAACACGTGTCGTGCTACGGCCTGAGCATCGAGGAGGGCACGCCGCTGCAGCGGCAGGTGTCCCAGGACCACCTGGAGCCTGCCGGGGAGGCCGTGGCGACCGAGATGTACGAGCGCACCCACCGGACCCTCACGGCCGCGGGGTACGAGCACTACGAGATCTCCAACTACGCCCGGCCCGGCCGGCGCTGCCGGCACAGCGAGAACTACTGGCGCAACGGCGAGTACGCCGGCCTGGGCGCCGGGGCCACAAGCTACCTCAACGGCTTCCGCATCAAGAGCGAGCCCGATCCGCGGCGCTGGGCCGAGCGCGTGCTGGCGGGCCTGCCGCCCGCACTGGTGCAGCGAGAGGCGCTGGATGAGCGCCGTCGCGCCCTGGAAGTGCTGATGCTGGCCCTCCGGACCAGCGACGGGCTGGACCTGCACACTTTCTGCCACGACTTCGGGTTGGATCCCAGCCGCTACGAACTGCGGGTGCAGGCGCTCATCGAGGCGGGGCTCGTCGAGCCGGAGCGAGAGCGGCTGGTGCTCACCCCGGTCCAGGGGTTCCTACTCCACAGCGAGATCGTACAGATGTTCATGTGAGGTGCGTGGGGTGCATGGGGGGAGTGGGCAGGAGAACGAGGCAAGCCCGCGGAACAAACCAGGCTACCTCTGACTCTACAATCTTGACAGGTGTCGCCGATTCCGCCACACTACTTGTGATCCATCCCAAAGAGGGTGTCCACATGGTCATGCCACAGAAGCTCTGGGTCGTCGCCATCGCCATCGGTGCCATGGCGCTGGCCGCTGTCTGCTACGCCGACAGCGAACTCACCATCTACGGCGGCAGCCTTGACAAGGTGACTCTGGCCCCCTGGGGATCGGGGAAGATCAAGCAGGACAAGGCCGAGAAGCTCTTCTCCAAGGACAGCCTGCGTGTGGACACAACGGGCTACCACGAGGGCGGGTCACTGCGGCTCAAGGAAGCCTCGGACATCACCCCCTTCCTGGGCAACCGGGAGGGATCGTTCCTCGTCCTGACCGTCAAGCCGCACGAGACGCCCGTGGCGACCCAGCCGCTGCCCGGCGCTGGCGGCATGCCGGGGATGCCTGGCGCCGAGGGCATGCCGGGGATGCCGGGCGCTCCCGGAATGCCGGGGATGCCGGGGATGCCGGGGATGCCCGGAGCGCCGGGGATGCCCATGGAGCCAGGTATGCCGGGTGCCGGGATGCCCCCCGGAATGCCGGGTGCCCCTGGGATGCCGGGTGCCGGGATGCCCCCTGGAATGCCAGGAGCCCCCGGGATGCCCGGGGCGCCGGGGATGCCCATGGAGCCGGGTATGGCGGGGATGCCCGGGATGCCGGGAATGCCCGGGATGCCGGGAATGCCCGGAATGCCAGGCATGGAGGGGCAGATGCCCGGCATGGTCCAGCCCCAGGTCGAGACCAGCCCCGCGATCACCAAGGTCCGCGTCGTTCTGGTGACCGACAAGGGGCAGATCGCTTCCGAACTCGTGCCGATTGACACCACCCAGGAAGTCACCGACGGGTGGTACCGCGTAGCCATCCCGTTCGCGAAGATGGGCGGTCCCGGCGCTGCCGACGCCAAGGAGTTGCAGGCCGTGGCGATCTTCGGCGACGCGAAGGACTACATGTGGGTGGGGCGGGTGCAGATGCTGAGCGAGGCCCAGCCGCTGAAGGCCGAGATCGGCGAGAACCGCACGGTGAAGATGAAGGAGGAAGTCAGCTTCACCGCTGCCGACCAGCCGAACAACGCTCCCGCGCGCTACCGCTGGGATTTCGACGACTGGGACGGCATCCAGGATGACGCCACCGGCCGCACAGCGACCTGGAAGTTCATGGAAGAGGGGTTCTACACCGTGACCCTGACCGTCACCGACCCCGGCAACCAGAAGCTCACCCAAGTCGCCCATGTGGACATCCTGGTGAAGAAGTAGACAGAAGACCGCGGTCCCGGTAGACACCACTGAAGCCCTCCCTTCCCGGAGGGCTTTTGCTTGAGGCGCCCCATGCACGCACTCACGCTCACAGGCGGCTTCGTCGTGGATCCGGGCAGCGGCTTCGCCGCTCCGGCCGATGTGTTCATCGCCGACGGTCGTGTCGCCGCGGTGCGTCCGCCGGGCGAGCAGAGGCCAAACGGGGAGACGCTCGACGTCGCCGGGCGGGTCGTGGCTCCGGGGCTGGTGGACATCCATGTCCACCTGCGCGAGCCCGGTCAGACGCACAAGGAGACGATCGCCAGTGGCACCCGGGCCGCCGTTGCCGGGGGCTTCACCACGGTCTGTTGCATGCCGAACACTGACCCATCTCTGGACCGCCCCGAGCGCGTTCGGGAGGTGCAGGAGATCATCCGTCGCGATGCCGCCTGCCACGTCCACGTCATCGGGGCGATCAGCCTCGACAACGACCCCGACCGCC is part of the bacterium genome and harbors:
- a CDS encoding DUF4838 domain-containing protein, giving the protein MLRLLSAVLLLALALGLAQAAPNIYPDPSFEASGVAGVSRTGERAAYLKVGPRDHWSAFGNGAVTVEPFARYRVAVWVKARLGKGGYSAPFCYSWDSYEWAFCSSRPAPATDEWKQSELTFVTPNSTMYVHPLAYIEAENCEGWADDIVVEKIAEPAQVMAEIAAKTKRTDDETRLLGRWLVVQGDLAGAAKLMEQATGLIHADLATVLARATTDPTRRRPYVVQVVAYGGPTYAKGYEVFTEITADMPGERRGIALEALKLNPKDQRVGRSAQMILSANQATDPLASTGEGLEQVRQSQAALQAALQDLPADSPARAELQKAAAKLGEQEALLQKRASELGSCTIRLGGKTLDPQTAAIVIPDDPTAQECYAARDLRYHLELVTGKLFAIAPEKDAKQGLYVGKTRKALAAGVKFDTLGLEGIQLKSAGSSLILAGNQRGVLYAVYTFLEDNLGCRWFTPDCSTWPKTGTIKVGKLDRRYIPPLEFRAGDYPCARPGDFGVRCRLNGNNHQMTVEQGGRKGVHSLAHTFQSLCPPEKYYATHPEYFSLIGGKRQSGYAQLCLTNPEVLKICIAGVRQWIKQHPDMKVFSVSQNDTHYPCECDNCKRIVEEEGSQAGPVVRFCNAIADDIKDEYPDVAIETLAYQYTRKPPKITKPRPNVIICLCSIECCFIHPLGDDPFNKTFADDIRGWSKICDRLWIWDYVINYAHSICPFPNLEVLKPNINFFMGNGVKGIYEESCYYTKGSELQELRNYIIAKTLWDPKYDTQKAIDEFCAAYYGAAAPQVLAYLKLIHESVQQVPKLHVQIYTHPKVYVFPDVISRANVLFDEAEGAVASDPVLLQRVQVARLPIMYAQIVLGTSGSFVERDGKLVQTEGQDVSSLLDRFGQIGHAAGVTKVREGGGSSDLDGWLASVPRQPRELQIVTLRNSQLKVDLIPALGGRIWRMTYLPDQRALIRVAGTPEALSPAEGGYEEYSQGDYRSAGWSESYMASDKTDRSVTLKGVLRNGLALQRKLELAPDGAVLTITSTLTNGSAQPVAACLRSHPEFAVSSTEQCSVRVLKADGKTVTIKLANPSDPKAERDQWLREDEMPAGQWEIVDAGTGLTLINRFERADVAQALLNRAGHQSRVNLELFGREVTLKPQESVSLRQSFEIRK
- the hemW gene encoding radical SAM family heme chaperone HemW; protein product: MTPTSLYIHLPFCLSKCAYCDFNSIVADERQREDYYVALLREIRRCGGHYNERLFHTVYLGGGTPTVYDPGHLGQLLDTVRRSSHVAPDAEISIEANPGTVTAQGLQFLREMGFNRLSLGVQSLDDAELRLLGRRHSAEQAREAVAAARAAGFDNLSLDLINCLPGQSPQAWQKTLDEVVFWGPEHVSCYGLSIEEGTPLQRQVSQDHLEPAGEAVATEMYERTHRTLTAAGYEHYEISNYARPGRRCRHSENYWRNGEYAGLGAGATSYLNGFRIKSEPDPRRWAERVLAGLPPALVQREALDERRRALEVLMLALRTSDGLDLHTFCHDFGLDPSRYELRVQALIEAGLVEPERERLVLTPVQGFLLHSEIVQMFM
- a CDS encoding PKD domain-containing protein → MVMPQKLWVVAIAIGAMALAAVCYADSELTIYGGSLDKVTLAPWGSGKIKQDKAEKLFSKDSLRVDTTGYHEGGSLRLKEASDITPFLGNREGSFLVLTVKPHETPVATQPLPGAGGMPGMPGAEGMPGMPGAPGMPGMPGMPGMPGAPGMPMEPGMPGAGMPPGMPGAPGMPGAGMPPGMPGAPGMPGAPGMPMEPGMAGMPGMPGMPGMPGMPGMPGMEGQMPGMVQPQVETSPAITKVRVVLVTDKGQIASELVPIDTTQEVTDGWYRVAIPFAKMGGPGAADAKELQAVAIFGDAKDYMWVGRVQMLSEAQPLKAEIGENRTVKMKEEVSFTAADQPNNAPARYRWDFDDWDGIQDDATGRTATWKFMEEGFYTVTLTVTDPGNQKLTQVAHVDILVKK